The genomic DNA GCCTCGTCGAGGGCGTTGGTGTGCAGCGACTGGGTGTGACCCTGCGTGGCCGCCATCGCCTCGATGCACGTGCGGGCGACGTTGTTGAACGGGTCCTGCGCCGTGAGCGACCAGCCGGAGGTCTGCGAGTGCGTCCGCAGCGACCGCGACTTGGGGTTGGTCGCACCGAGCTCGCGGGTCACCCGGGCCCACAGGGCTCGTCCGGCGCGCAGCTTGGCGACCTCCATGAAGAAGTTCATGCCGATCGCCCAGAAGAAGGACAACCGGGGTGCGAACGCGTCGATGTCGAGCCCGGCCTCCTTGCCGGCCCGCAGGTATTCCATGCCGTCGGCGAGGGTGTAGGCCAGCTCGAGGTCGGCCGTCGCCCCGGCCTCCTGGATGTGGTAGCCGGAGATCGAGATCGAGTTGAAGCGCGGCATCTGCGCAGCGGTGAACTCGAAGATGTCGGAGATGATCCGCATCGACGGCGTCGGCGGGTAGATGTAGGTGTTGCGGACCATGAACTCCTTGAGGATGTCGTTCTGGATGGTCCCCGTGAGCTGCTCCGGCTTCACCCCCTGCTCCTCGGCGGCCACGACGTAGAGCGCGAGCACCGGCAGCACCGCGCCGTTCATGGTCATCGAGACGCTCATGCGGTCCAGCGGGATGCCGTCGAACAGCTGACGCATGTCGAGGATCGAGTCGATCGCCACACCGGCCATGCCGACGTCGCCGGCCACGCGCGGGTGGTCGGAGTCGTAGCCGCGGTGGGTCGCCAGGTCGAACGCGACTGACAGCCCCTTCTGACCCGCCGCGAGGTTGCGCCGGTAGAACGCGTTGGACTCCTCGGCGGTGGAGAAGCCGGCGTACTGCCGGACCGTCCACGGCTGCGTGGTGTACATCGCCGGGTACGGGCCACGCAGGAACGGGGGCTGCCCCGGGTAGGTGGTGAGCGCGTCGAGACCGTCGAGGTCGCGGGCGTCGTACGACGGCCGCACCGTGATGCCTTCGGGAGACTCCCAGCCACCCTCGGTCGTACCCGTGGTGTCGCCGCCGGCCCCAGCGCCCGTGGACGGAGTCCACTCGAGATCAGCAAAAGACTTGGGAATGCTCATGACTCGCCTCCTGCGCGGTCGAGCTCGGCTCGGATGCGTCGCGTCTTCGCCACGATGTCGTCACCGACGGCGACATGGTCATCGACGAGTGCACCCAGCTCGTCGGTGGGTCGTCCGGCGAGCACGACCCACCGCACACCGGCGGCGCGAAGCGCCTCGACGTAAGCCGCACCGTGCTCGTCGTACTGCTGGTCCGATGCGGCGAGAACCGCCACGGGAGAACGTGACTCGTGCACTGCGGCTACGACGTCGCCGGGCTCCGCGGTCGCGCCCGTCGAGCGGACGGGGACTCCCCCGGCCGTCAGAGCGTTGGTGGCGAAACCGGCCCGCCCAGTGTGCTCGGCCACCGTGCCCATCGCGGCGAGCACGACCGGGACCGGCGCCGGGTCATCGCGCAACGCCTCGAACTCGTGCGCCCAGGAGTGCACCTGCGGGTCGAGCGGAGCAGGGTCGCGGTCGAGCACCGACTCGTCGGCCAGCGGGAACTCGCTGACGCCCGTCAGCGGCGTTCGGCGTGTGCGGACCTGCTCGTCGCGAGTGTCACGCTCACGATCGATCCGATCGCGAATCAGCCCGGATTCCAAAGCCTTTCGCAGACCACCCGCTCGCTCGACCTCTCGGAACGCCGACCACGCGGCCTCGGCGAGGTTGTCGGTGAGCTGCTCGACGGCGTACGAGCCGCCAGCCGGGTCGGCGACGACGCCGAGGTGGGACTCCTCGACCAGCAGCCGTGAGATGTTGCGGGCCATCCGGCGGCCGAGCGTCGCAGGCTCACCGAGCGCCTGGTCGAACGGCAGCACGGTCACCGACTCGGCCCCGCCGACACCGGCAGCGAACGCCGCGATCGTCGTACGCAGCAGGTTGGTCCACGGGTCGTACCGCGTCAGCATCGGACGAGCCGTCACGGCGTGCTGGTGCATCACCGCCGCGTCGTCGGTGACGCCGCACTCGCGGGCGACCGCCGCCCAGAGCTGTCGAGCTGCCCGCAGCTTGGCGATCGACACGAACTGGTCGTCCGACACCGACAGCCGGAACTCCATGAGCGCCAACGCATCTCGCACATCGATGCCGGCCTCGTCGAGTGCCCGCAACGACTCGACACCGGCCGCGAGCGCGAAGGCGATCTCCGTGACGTCACCGCTGCCCGCGTCGTACGCGGCGGTGGCATCGACCGTCACGCCACGCACCCCGGCCTGCGCCGCCACCCGCGCCACCTGAGCGAGAGAGTCGAGGTCGGCGGGCGCACCTGAACGCAGCGCGGCACCGAAGGCGTCGGCACCCAGGTTGGTGCGCGGGTGCAGCGAACGCCCGGACTGCGGGGCCCGCTCGACCAGCGCTGCCGCGAGGTCAGCAGCCGGGCAGCCCACGGCGTCGAGGACGACGGGTGCGAGGTCGAGGTGGACCTCGTCGAGGACGACGGCCAGCGACGCTGCGTCCTGAGCGCGGATCCACAGCGAGGTGCTGCCGTTCTCGAGCTCGTCGAGCGCCACCCTCGCCGGGTCGGGGGCGGTCGCGGAC from Luteipulveratus halotolerans includes the following:
- the scpA gene encoding methylmalonyl-CoA mutase; the encoded protein is MSIPKSFADLEWTPSTGAGAGGDTTGTTEGGWESPEGITVRPSYDARDLDGLDALTTYPGQPPFLRGPYPAMYTTQPWTVRQYAGFSTAEESNAFYRRNLAAGQKGLSVAFDLATHRGYDSDHPRVAGDVGMAGVAIDSILDMRQLFDGIPLDRMSVSMTMNGAVLPVLALYVVAAEEQGVKPEQLTGTIQNDILKEFMVRNTYIYPPTPSMRIISDIFEFTAAQMPRFNSISISGYHIQEAGATADLELAYTLADGMEYLRAGKEAGLDIDAFAPRLSFFWAIGMNFFMEVAKLRAGRALWARVTRELGATNPKSRSLRTHSQTSGWSLTAQDPFNNVARTCIEAMAATQGHTQSLHTNALDEAIALPTDFSARIARNTQLVLQHESDTTQMIDPWGGSYYVERLTHELADRAWAHIQEVEQAGGMAKAIEAGIPKMRIEEAAARTQARIDSGAQVVVGVNKYRVAEADEIEVLKVDNASVRSQQIAKLERLRRERDSAQVQSALDALTRAAGESARTPGDLSDNLLARAVDAARAHATVGEISDALEKVYGRHTATIRTISGVYRDEARESGGDDTMQQVLDATDAFAEAEGRRPRILVAKMGQDGHDRGQKVIVTAFADLGFDVDVGPLFATPEEVAQQAVDNDVHVVGVNSLAAGHLTLVPALRDALAAAGRPDIMVVVGGVIPPADVPVLKEMGAAAVFPPGTVIAESALTLLRDLSAAHGHDE
- a CDS encoding methylmalonyl-CoA mutase family protein, which produces MIELDDSPPGGGRDAWEQAVAAVLTKMRRDDTRAAALDTRTLDGVEVPALAAPRDDDGAAVGAFPYRRGVATADEGWDARALVSATAPDPARVALDELENGSTSLWIRAQDAASLAVVLDEVHLDLAPVVLDAVGCPAADLAAALVERAPQSGRSLHPRTNLGADAFGAALRSGAPADLDSLAQVARVAAQAGVRGVTVDATAAYDAGSGDVTEIAFALAAGVESLRALDEAGIDVRDALALMEFRLSVSDDQFVSIAKLRAARQLWAAVARECGVTDDAAVMHQHAVTARPMLTRYDPWTNLLRTTIAAFAAGVGGAESVTVLPFDQALGEPATLGRRMARNISRLLVEESHLGVVADPAGGSYAVEQLTDNLAEAAWSAFREVERAGGLRKALESGLIRDRIDRERDTRDEQVRTRRTPLTGVSEFPLADESVLDRDPAPLDPQVHSWAHEFEALRDDPAPVPVVLAAMGTVAEHTGRAGFATNALTAGGVPVRSTGATAEPGDVVAAVHESRSPVAVLAASDQQYDEHGAAYVEALRAAGVRWVVLAGRPTDELGALVDDHVAVGDDIVAKTRRIRAELDRAGGES